A genome region from bacterium includes the following:
- the rpsO gene encoding 30S ribosomal protein S15, whose translation MLVKKDIIEEYGLHSTDTGSTEVQVSIFTARINNLTGHFKANKKDFQTRRSLIRLVNKRRKLLDYLKRKSNKRYASLIKKLKIRK comes from the coding sequence ATGTTAGTAAAGAAAGATATAATTGAGGAATATGGGCTTCATAGCACAGATACTGGCTCGACAGAGGTTCAGGTTTCTATATTTACCGCAAGGATTAACAACCTAACAGGCCATTTTAAAGCAAATAAAAAGGATTTCCAAACAAGAAGAAGCCTGATAAGGCTTGTTAATAAAAGGAGAAAACTTCTTGATTACCTCAAAAGGAAATCAAACAAGAGATATGCTTCTCTCATTAAAAAGCTTAAGATAAGAAAGTAA
- a CDS encoding Lrp/AsnC family transcriptional regulator, which produces MKKEILEVLENDAKASNEKIGTMLGMSGDEVKKEIEKLESDGVIIKYKTIIDWEKTIEEKVFAFIDVRVTPERDRGFDAIAERICQYPEVHSLYLMSGAYDFAVVVSGKSMKELAYFVAEKLAIIENVQSTTTHFILKKYKVDGVKLEKEEDKRIQMMP; this is translated from the coding sequence ATGAAGAAAGAAATTCTTGAGGTTCTAGAGAACGATGCTAAGGCATCCAATGAGAAGATAGGGACTATGCTTGGGATGTCTGGTGATGAGGTAAAGAAAGAGATTGAAAAGCTTGAAAGCGATGGGGTTATTATAAAATACAAGACCATCATTGATTGGGAAAAGACAATAGAGGAAAAGGTCTTTGCCTTTATTGATGTAAGGGTTACACCAGAGAGGGATAGGGGTTTTGATGCTATTGCAGAGAGGATTTGCCAATACCCTGAGGTTCACTCCCTCTATCTTATGTCTGGTGCATATGATTTTGCTGTTGTAGTAAGTGGAAAGTCAATGAAGGAGCTTGCCTATTTTGTTGCAGAAAAGCTTGCCATAATAGAGAATGTTCAATCAACAACAACCCACTTTATCCTTAAAAAATACAAGGTAGATGGTGTAAAATTAGAGAAAGAAGAGGATAAGAGGATACAAATGATGCCTTGA